A single region of the Pontibacter kalidii genome encodes:
- the glpT gene encoding glycerol-3-phosphate transporter produces MKLISPAQHADRLPLERIDPEYKRLRFQVFLGIFIGYAGYYLVRKNFSLVMPDLIEQGYSKSDLGIALSGVSVAYGLSKFLMGNVSDRSNARIFLTLGLVLSALTMIFMGTVPIATSSITIMFVLLFLNGWFQGMGWPPCGRVMVHWFSTKERGTKMSIWNIAHNVGGGLVGPLAIAAVVLFGTWESKLYFPGIIALLSAMITYLLVRDTPQSCGLPTIEEYKNDYPSNYTEDHEKELSAKQILFDYVLTSRVLWYIAFANAFVYLVRYGILDWAPTYLEEAKGFSVKETGWAYFAYEYAGIPGTLLCGWISDKVFRGRRAPATIIYMVLVLVAVIVYWKNPAGNIWVDNAALIAIGFLIYGPVMLIGVQALDLVPKKAAGTAAGLTGLFGYMGGALFANIAMGFVVDAWGWDGGFYVLVAACVLAVFFTALTWNRETKHHNLNKVT; encoded by the coding sequence TCCGGAGTATAAACGCTTACGCTTTCAGGTTTTCCTGGGGATCTTTATCGGCTATGCCGGCTATTACCTGGTGCGCAAGAATTTCTCTCTGGTAATGCCTGACCTGATTGAGCAGGGATACTCCAAATCAGACCTGGGCATTGCCTTGTCTGGCGTGTCTGTAGCTTATGGTTTAAGCAAGTTCCTGATGGGCAACGTGTCTGACAGGAGCAATGCCAGAATCTTCCTGACGTTAGGGCTGGTCTTGTCGGCGCTCACCATGATTTTTATGGGAACTGTGCCTATAGCAACAAGTTCTATTACGATCATGTTCGTGCTGCTGTTTCTGAACGGGTGGTTCCAAGGGATGGGCTGGCCTCCCTGCGGCAGAGTGATGGTGCACTGGTTCTCCACCAAAGAGCGGGGCACCAAGATGTCGATCTGGAACATTGCCCACAATGTGGGCGGCGGTTTAGTTGGTCCGCTCGCAATTGCGGCGGTGGTGCTGTTTGGGACCTGGGAGAGCAAGTTATACTTCCCGGGCATCATCGCCCTGCTTTCAGCCATGATCACCTACCTGCTGGTGCGCGACACGCCTCAGTCCTGCGGCCTGCCCACCATCGAAGAGTATAAAAACGACTACCCAAGCAACTATACAGAAGACCACGAGAAGGAGCTCAGTGCCAAGCAAATACTTTTCGATTATGTACTTACCAGCCGGGTACTCTGGTACATCGCCTTTGCCAATGCGTTTGTGTACCTGGTGCGCTACGGCATCCTGGACTGGGCCCCCACCTACCTGGAGGAGGCCAAGGGTTTCTCTGTGAAGGAGACTGGCTGGGCATACTTCGCCTATGAGTACGCCGGCATCCCGGGTACGCTGCTCTGTGGTTGGATCAGTGATAAGGTCTTCCGCGGCCGCCGGGCTCCTGCTACCATCATTTATATGGTGCTGGTACTGGTGGCAGTTATCGTTTACTGGAAAAATCCGGCTGGAAATATCTGGGTTGATAACGCAGCTCTGATCGCCATTGGCTTTCTGATCTACGGGCCTGTTATGCTCATAGGGGTGCAGGCGCTTGACCTGGTGCCTAAGAAGGCCGCCGGGACCGCTGCCGGCCTGACGGGCCTCTTCGGGTATATGGGAGGGGCCTTATTTGCCAATATTGCCATGGGCTTTGTAGTGGATGCTTGGGGTTGGGATGGCGGCTTCTACGTGCTGGTGGCTGCCTGTGTGCTTGCTGTTTTCTTTACCGCGCTCACCTGGAATAGGGAAACTAAACATCATAACCTTAATAAAGTCACCTAA